A stretch of Cicer arietinum cultivar CDC Frontier isolate Library 1 chromosome 5, Cicar.CDCFrontier_v2.0, whole genome shotgun sequence DNA encodes these proteins:
- the LOC101514273 gene encoding transcription factor DIVARICATA-like, with amino-acid sequence MKWEMEILSPNPNHNLNPNLNLNHHAPFVQNSNNNTTNWFLEDDSYSRNSTKWTQAENKLFENALAVYDKDTPDRWHKVAEMIPGKTVVDVLNQYKELEVDVCNIEAGLIPIPGYTTTTNSPFTLDWVNSSGYDGFRGITSKRGSSGRSPDQERKKGVPWTEEEHKLFLLGLKKYGKGDWRNISRNFVITRTPTQVASHAQKYFIRQLSGGKDKRRASIHDITTVNLTETTRTTISSEEIKRSTSPHHHSMNMNKYSNANTISEVHFHWNNNNNNQPAMTGFNNHAHEQVFMSPYNGVNNSYEFKMQGQNMHRNPLHENSYLVPQTQNMVFQMQSSQQHYSHA; translated from the exons ATGAAGTGGGAAATGGAAATTCTTTCTCCTAATCCTAATCATAATCTTAATCCTAATCTTAATCTTAATCATCATGCACCATTTGTTCAAAATTCCAACAACAACACTACAAATTGGTTTTTGGAAGATGATAGTTATAGCAGGAACAGCACAAAATGGACACAAGCAGAGAACAAATTGTTTGAAAATGCTCTTGCAGTTTACGATAAGGACACGCCGGATCGATGGCACAAAGTGGCTGAAATGATACCTGGAAAAACTGTTGTTGATGTGTTGAATCAGTACAAGGAATTGGAAGTTGATGTTTGTAACATAGAAGCTGGTTTGATTCCAATTCCTGGTTACACTACTACAACCAATTCACCTTTCACTTTAGATTGGGTGAATAGTTCTGGTTATGATGGTTTTAGAGGAATCACTTCAAAGAGAGGTTCTTCAGGTAGATCTCCTGATCAAGAAAGGAAGAAAGGTGTTCCATGGACTGAAGAAGAACACAA GCTGTTTCTTTTGGGTCTGAAAAAGTATGGAAAAGGTGATTGGAGAAACATTTCAAGGAATTTTGTGATAACTAGGACACCAACACAAGTAGCTAGTCATGCTCAGAAATATTTCATAAGACAACTCTCAGGTGGCAAAGACAAGAGAAGAGCTAGTATACATGACATAACAACAGTTAATCTCACAGAAACTACTAGAACAACAATTTCTTCAGAAGAAATCAAGAGATCCACTTCACCACATCATCATTCAATGAATATGAACAAGTATTCAAATGCTAACACAATATCTGAGGTGCATTTTCattggaataataataataataatcagcCAGCTATGACAGGATTCAATAATCATGCACATGAACAAGTTTTCATGTCTCCTTATAATGGAGTTAATAACTCTTACGAGTTTAAAATGCAGGGTCAAAATATGCATAGAAATCCTCTTCATGAGAATTCATACTTAGTACCTCAAACACAAAACATGGTTTTCCAAATGCAATCTTCTCAACAACACTATTCACATGCATGA